In Deltaproteobacteria bacterium, the following are encoded in one genomic region:
- a CDS encoding class I SAM-dependent methyltransferase, giving the protein MFAIDIPQKAREAYPSLLPLIFADTAIPDLIAACREVAATAGDAAGVFIYAAVIEANQDRKDPMRLDRARALLAQAESHPFASFLSRYLIETGQFAPTAVAFESTVPYDVWAATRFYRGYRRNTLRALSEFIRINAPAAEQAPPAICDIGPGNGLLLGDIVAEALTMYRLSSIRVVIIEMSQNMLDATVAHLQSRFGNQVDCVAIQGKIQDISADQLMAAAGGQSFWFTTGSASLHHMPAEVKRDVFIKLAEIAPRLVVTDFVANHDLPEMNSPELIYSVSNFYAYIMDDVWNTTTESTERRWEAIANFFLTEAINMLTKPRLSRIDYHAPVEQWNKIAAEAGYKADRTFYTSYDDKRPVTFTTAYSH; this is encoded by the coding sequence ATGTTCGCCATCGACATACCTCAAAAGGCACGAGAAGCCTATCCATCCTTACTGCCTCTCATCTTTGCTGACACGGCCATCCCCGATCTCATTGCTGCTTGCCGGGAAGTAGCAGCGACTGCTGGCGATGCCGCTGGGGTGTTTATCTATGCCGCCGTCATCGAGGCCAACCAGGACCGCAAAGACCCAATGCGATTAGACCGCGCGAGAGCTTTACTCGCCCAGGCTGAATCCCATCCCTTCGCTAGTTTCCTGTCACGCTATTTGATTGAAACGGGTCAATTTGCACCCACGGCTGTCGCCTTTGAGAGTACCGTACCCTATGACGTATGGGCAGCAACACGGTTTTATCGCGGTTATCGGCGCAATACGCTACGAGCGCTCAGCGAGTTTATCCGTATCAACGCGCCGGCCGCGGAGCAGGCTCCTCCTGCCATCTGTGATATTGGGCCCGGCAATGGCCTGCTCTTAGGCGATATCGTTGCCGAAGCGCTAACTATGTACCGCCTCAGTAGCATTAGAGTCGTCATCATTGAGATGTCGCAGAATATGCTCGATGCGACCGTCGCCCATTTACAGTCTAGATTTGGTAACCAAGTCGACTGTGTCGCCATCCAAGGAAAAATTCAGGACATCAGCGCGGATCAGTTAATGGCCGCGGCTGGCGGCCAGAGTTTTTGGTTCACCACCGGCTCGGCGTCGCTGCACCACATGCCAGCCGAGGTCAAACGTGATGTGTTTATCAAACTAGCTGAGATAGCACCGCGTCTTGTCGTCACTGACTTTGTCGCCAATCATGATTTACCAGAGATGAACAGTCCTGAGTTAATTTATTCGGTCAGTAATTTCTACGCCTACATCATGGACGATGTTTGGAATACGACCACGGAAAGCACCGAAAGACGATGGGAGGCGATTGCAAATTTCTTCCTCACGGAAGCCATCAATATGCTTACTAAGCCGCGTCTTAGTCGCATCGACTATCACGCGCCAGTGGAGCAATGGAATAAAATCGCCGCCGAAGCCGGATACAAAGCCGACCGCACTTTTTACACATCTTATGATGATAAGCGGCCGGTGACCTTCACGACCGCATACTCTCATTGA